Proteins encoded within one genomic window of Actinoplanes octamycinicus:
- a CDS encoding LacI family DNA-binding transcriptional regulator: MKRPTIADIARRAGVSKGAVSYALNGQPGVSEATRKRILAIAQEIGFNANSAARALSGARARAVGLTLCRPARILGIEPWFMGLISGFEAELGAQSYALTLQVVASPEQEVEVYRRWWGERRIDGVIVTDLRENDVRIPVLQQLQLPAVVLGGSGEAGGVTQIWSDDGGAITEAVRYLVALGHSRIARVSGVPDLLHTQVRTKAFDQVCASLGLGEALTVPADYTGEEGSRATRRLLIGGDRPTAIIYDNDVMAVAGLAVAQEMGLSVPGDLSIVAWDDSPLCSLVHPSLTALSRDVSGYGAQAARELLNAIDGKKVGNVKAQTAHLTPRGSTAPPRS, encoded by the coding sequence GTGAAACGGCCCACGATCGCCGACATCGCGCGGCGCGCGGGAGTGTCCAAGGGAGCCGTCTCCTACGCCCTGAACGGTCAGCCCGGCGTGTCCGAGGCGACCCGCAAGCGGATCCTCGCCATCGCGCAGGAGATCGGCTTCAACGCGAACAGCGCCGCCCGGGCCCTCTCCGGCGCCCGTGCCCGCGCGGTCGGGCTGACCCTCTGCCGGCCCGCCCGGATCCTCGGCATCGAGCCCTGGTTCATGGGCCTGATCAGCGGTTTCGAGGCCGAGCTCGGCGCCCAGTCCTACGCCCTGACGCTCCAGGTGGTGGCCAGCCCGGAGCAGGAGGTCGAGGTCTACCGCCGCTGGTGGGGCGAGCGCCGGATCGACGGCGTGATCGTCACCGACCTCCGGGAGAACGACGTCCGGATCCCGGTCCTGCAGCAGCTCCAGCTGCCCGCCGTGGTGCTCGGCGGCTCCGGCGAGGCCGGCGGGGTGACCCAGATCTGGTCCGACGACGGCGGGGCGATCACCGAGGCGGTGCGTTACCTGGTGGCGCTCGGCCACTCCCGGATCGCCCGGGTCAGCGGTGTGCCCGACCTGCTGCACACCCAGGTCCGGACCAAGGCGTTCGACCAGGTGTGCGCGTCGCTCGGGCTCGGCGAGGCGCTCACCGTGCCGGCCGACTACACCGGCGAGGAGGGCAGCCGGGCCACCCGCCGGCTGCTGATCGGCGGCGACCGGCCGACCGCGATCATCTATGACAACGACGTGATGGCGGTGGCCGGGCTGGCCGTGGCCCAGGAGATGGGGCTGTCCGTGCCGGGCGACCTGTCGATCGTGGCCTGGGACGACTCGCCGCTGTGCAGCCTGGTGCACCCGTCGCTGACCGCGCTCAGCCGGGACGTCTCCGGTTACGGCGCGCAGGCGGCGCGGGAGCTGCTCAACGCGATCGACGGCAAGAAGGTCGGGAACGTCAAGGCGCAGACAGCGCATCTGACGCCGCGTGGGAGCACGGCGCCGCCGCGCTCCTGA
- a CDS encoding PKD domain-containing protein encodes MKTHLVRWSVTAGITLAVVAPLAGSAAATVITPDNPRNGRLTQVGPLAEHGFPSWYRDSTGARLEACTTLDDPLCSTLPDEVPNPDLPVSYPDNFPGEFFYQLAGAEVTLTDGTQATIGMDLEGAWAAEEVRDGDQMVFGRVRIRFDAAEGRRFRITHPYGIDDLTATDKGVRMTEDIGTTPGAFGQAMNSRIGPFLKWDPAVAPAAPAGYTGDPGVDHKVVGSPYGTNFVRIEELNPATGATLAQLGFTDVFSVQGRYATNAGVDVDQATYTTGSDGNGVVEVYATSEPGQAIEIVANAALGLHGTPLRSSGNGHYYGRFPLTGPLPADPVIEVVNASDRPVAKKTRKLVDVVQVTKAEYDADAQTLTVAAASSDRDATPGVLSVTGYGPITGQPFTGVLAPPAAITVTSSAGGTATASLVGSGGVFGPDKPIAGATADRTSVVNQVVKLDGTGSAGEIDSYRWTQTGGPAVTLTGDSTASASFVPAQPGTYAFQLVVTGPGGPSLPATVEVTVGEAATPVAEAGPDQTVVRGKTVTLDGSASTGVETYSWKQVSGPAVTLAGAASAKPSFTYPAQVLPASPGPNAGYVYTNDPVVLELTTTNPSGVTTDRVTVRPAAESFPGGITVRYRTGNNEWRISGTSSLIAGQRITAVLGDTLTGRVIGTAAMDATGAFSIRVTGPAPGAVRTISLVTTTGGVILAQAVTVTN; translated from the coding sequence ATGAAAACCCATCTGGTCCGATGGTCGGTCACCGCGGGGATCACGCTGGCGGTCGTAGCGCCGCTCGCCGGGAGTGCCGCCGCCACCGTCATCACGCCTGACAATCCCCGGAACGGCCGGCTCACCCAGGTCGGCCCGCTCGCCGAGCACGGCTTCCCGTCCTGGTATCGGGACAGCACCGGCGCCCGGCTGGAGGCCTGCACGACCCTGGACGACCCGCTCTGCTCCACGCTGCCGGACGAGGTGCCCAACCCCGACCTGCCGGTCTCCTACCCGGACAACTTCCCGGGCGAGTTCTTCTACCAGCTCGCCGGCGCCGAGGTGACCCTCACCGACGGCACCCAGGCGACGATCGGGATGGACCTGGAGGGCGCCTGGGCAGCCGAGGAGGTGCGGGACGGTGACCAGATGGTGTTCGGCCGGGTCCGGATCCGGTTCGACGCCGCCGAGGGCCGGCGCTTCCGGATCACCCACCCGTACGGCATCGACGACCTCACCGCCACCGACAAGGGCGTCCGGATGACCGAGGACATCGGCACCACGCCCGGCGCGTTCGGACAGGCGATGAACAGCCGGATCGGCCCGTTCCTGAAGTGGGACCCGGCCGTCGCGCCGGCCGCCCCGGCCGGCTACACCGGTGACCCGGGCGTCGACCACAAGGTGGTGGGCAGCCCGTACGGCACCAACTTCGTCCGGATCGAGGAGCTCAACCCGGCCACCGGCGCCACCCTGGCCCAGCTCGGGTTCACCGACGTGTTCAGCGTGCAGGGCCGGTACGCCACCAACGCCGGCGTCGACGTCGACCAGGCCACCTACACCACCGGCTCGGACGGCAACGGCGTGGTCGAGGTGTACGCGACCAGCGAGCCCGGCCAGGCCATCGAGATCGTCGCCAACGCCGCGCTCGGCCTGCACGGCACCCCGCTGCGCAGCTCCGGCAACGGCCACTACTACGGCCGGTTCCCGCTGACCGGCCCGCTGCCGGCCGACCCGGTCATCGAGGTGGTCAACGCCTCGGACCGGCCGGTCGCCAAGAAGACCCGCAAGCTGGTCGACGTCGTGCAGGTCACCAAGGCCGAGTACGACGCCGACGCGCAGACCCTGACCGTGGCCGCCGCCAGCAGCGACCGGGACGCCACCCCGGGCGTGCTGAGCGTGACCGGGTACGGCCCGATCACCGGTCAGCCGTTCACCGGCGTGCTGGCCCCGCCGGCCGCGATCACGGTGACCTCGTCGGCCGGCGGCACGGCCACCGCGTCGCTGGTCGGCTCGGGCGGCGTCTTCGGCCCGGACAAGCCGATCGCCGGCGCCACCGCGGACCGCACCTCGGTGGTCAACCAGGTGGTCAAGCTGGACGGCACCGGCTCGGCGGGCGAGATCGACTCGTACCGGTGGACCCAGACCGGCGGCCCGGCGGTCACCCTGACCGGGGACAGCACGGCGTCCGCGTCGTTCGTCCCGGCGCAGCCCGGCACCTACGCGTTCCAGCTGGTCGTGACCGGTCCGGGCGGCCCGAGCCTGCCCGCCACGGTCGAGGTGACGGTGGGCGAGGCGGCGACGCCGGTCGCCGAGGCCGGACCGGACCAGACCGTGGTCCGCGGCAAGACGGTCACCCTGGACGGGTCGGCCTCGACCGGGGTCGAGACGTACTCCTGGAAGCAGGTCTCCGGACCGGCGGTGACGCTGGCCGGCGCCGCCTCGGCGAAGCCCAGCTTCACCTACCCGGCGCAGGTCCTGCCCGCCTCGCCCGGCCCGAACGCCGGCTACGTCTACACCAACGACCCGGTGGTCCTGGAGCTGACCACGACGAACCCGAGCGGCGTCACCACCGACCGGGTCACCGTCCGGCCGGCCGCGGAGAGCTTCCCGGGCGGGATCACCGTCCGCTACCGGACCGGCAACAACGAATGGCGGATCAGCGGCACCAGCAGCCTGATCGCCGGTCAGCGGATCACCGCGGTGCTGGGTGACACGCTCACCGGCCGGGTGATCGGCACCGCCGCGATGGACGCCACCGGCGCGTTCAGCATCCGGGTCACCGGCCCGGCGCCCGGCGCGGTCCGGACGATCAGCCTGGTCACCACGACCGGCGGGGTGATCCTGGCCCAGGCGGTCACCGTCACCAACTAG
- a CDS encoding multicopper oxidase family protein → MARGSLSRRDLLKGALAVGGGGLIVMTAGGEVVASSSRLSSRNMPTPYTNLFRRPPVLLPAEEGVDEQGPYQRYRLTQKLGKASILPGLTTTVAGYNGIFPGPTIRVQQGTRTEVRICNALPSTNTLNGRPFSTVTHLHGSASLPQYDGYANDQTKPGQVKTYKYPNWQQGRTLWYHDHNHGDTAENVYSGLAAQYHLKDPYETAQLPQGEFDVPLVVSDISFNADGSASFEPEGNAGYMGDVILVNGVPWPKMKVKPRVYRFRVLAATISRSFRYALSTGDPMYIVGTDAGMTPKVTAVSSFRQGGAERYEILIDFRKYKAGTKIELKNLSNKNNVDFANTGKVMQFEVVADSGPADPYEIPKTLDLGPQPFANRGAIEVNKLTPDMATARRRLRVERKNSQWTVNGETWADVEHSGFKRVLGNPKPYDVEIWDLVNESGGWFHSFHIHLIDAQIIGRNTTSNGKAHPWEGGGKDVFYLGENETVTALMQFTTGDGNAGGRYMTHCHNLIHEDSDMMIQFAVGDLETNDPITSDPCVDETETEMPVSYAPSYPLGT, encoded by the coding sequence ATGGCACGCGGGAGTCTGAGCCGGCGCGACCTGTTGAAGGGCGCGCTCGCGGTCGGTGGTGGCGGCTTGATCGTGATGACCGCCGGCGGCGAGGTGGTGGCGTCGTCCAGCAGGCTGTCGTCCAGGAACATGCCGACGCCCTACACGAACCTGTTCCGCCGGCCGCCGGTGTTGCTGCCGGCCGAGGAGGGCGTGGACGAGCAGGGCCCGTACCAGCGGTACCGGCTCACCCAGAAGCTGGGCAAGGCGAGCATCCTGCCCGGGCTGACCACCACGGTCGCCGGCTACAACGGCATCTTCCCCGGCCCGACCATCCGGGTGCAGCAGGGCACCCGGACCGAGGTCCGGATCTGCAACGCCCTGCCGAGCACGAACACCCTCAACGGGCGCCCGTTCAGCACGGTCACCCACCTGCACGGGTCGGCCTCTCTGCCGCAGTACGACGGTTACGCCAATGATCAGACAAAACCCGGTCAGGTGAAGACGTACAAGTACCCGAACTGGCAGCAGGGACGGACCCTTTGGTACCACGATCACAACCATGGGGACACCGCCGAGAACGTGTACTCCGGTCTGGCCGCCCAGTACCACCTGAAAGATCCCTACGAGACGGCGCAATTGCCGCAGGGTGAATTCGACGTGCCGCTGGTGGTCAGCGACATCTCGTTCAACGCCGACGGCTCGGCCTCGTTCGAGCCGGAGGGCAACGCCGGCTACATGGGCGACGTGATCCTGGTGAACGGCGTGCCGTGGCCGAAGATGAAGGTCAAGCCGCGGGTGTACCGGTTCCGGGTGCTGGCCGCCACCATCTCCCGGTCGTTCCGGTACGCGCTGAGCACCGGCGACCCGATGTACATCGTCGGCACCGACGCGGGCATGACCCCGAAGGTGACCGCGGTGTCGTCGTTCCGGCAGGGTGGCGCCGAGCGCTACGAGATCCTGATCGACTTCCGGAAGTACAAGGCCGGCACGAAGATCGAGCTGAAGAACCTGAGCAACAAGAACAACGTCGACTTCGCCAACACCGGCAAGGTCATGCAGTTCGAGGTGGTCGCCGACTCCGGCCCGGCCGACCCCTACGAGATCCCGAAGACCCTGGACCTGGGGCCGCAGCCGTTCGCCAACCGGGGTGCGATCGAGGTCAACAAGCTGACCCCGGACATGGCCACCGCCCGGCGCCGGCTGCGCGTCGAGCGCAAGAACAGCCAGTGGACCGTCAACGGGGAGACCTGGGCGGACGTCGAGCACTCCGGCTTCAAGCGGGTGCTCGGCAACCCCAAGCCCTACGACGTGGAGATCTGGGACCTGGTCAACGAGTCCGGTGGCTGGTTCCACTCGTTCCACATCCACCTGATCGACGCCCAGATCATCGGGCGCAACACCACGTCCAACGGCAAGGCACACCCGTGGGAGGGCGGCGGCAAGGACGTCTTCTACCTGGGTGAGAACGAGACGGTCACCGCGCTCATGCAGTTCACGACGGGGGACGGCAACGCCGGCGGCCGGTACATGACGCACTGTCACAACCTGATCCACGAGGACAGCGACATGATGATCCAGTTCGCGGTCGGCGACCTGGAGACCAACGACCCGATCACCTCGGATCCGTGCGTGGACGAGACCGAGACCGAGATGCCGGTGAGCTACGCGCCGAGCTACCCGCTGGGCACGTGA
- a CDS encoding BTAD domain-containing putative transcriptional regulator, with product MGLRVSVLGQLTVVDGAGEVLPAGELPRRARQVLAVLAARHDRIQSKDALADAVWGEDLPGNHAGALEHYVSVIRRRLQPHGSPANWFIVTRSGGYLFDTSRAGLDLADLRQLLRRLDSLPPGDPRLPVHEQILKLARELPFPEDPYAEWAGPVRSEVSVAAVNALLKLADAALAEDAPRSLRLAQEAIELNPFLESGYQAAMTAAVAMGRPDDALRIFERCRQVLDSELGVAPSAELAQIKRAVLASRSVEAPPPAAVVAPLPAPPVPAPVVPSERFLGRVAEIRLMLEPETPAVVHIVGPSGSGKTAFLAELGRHAPGRVGIGDAGPAVGVLRLAWLRSVLTDLDAKPEAVEAVERALPDQPLDQAALELIATTFDRPEQIYLAVDDARDLDAASVAELAWLSRHCPALRLVLAYDYPSQITGRPLAGLGTPVVLRLSPLTADELEPLGDPGLRELTGGIPALVAVARRPHEVAGAVAMQIARRRTEWMPALAWEVLRVTAALGDLGAAELAALTGHPVTEVLSAVDALVHACLLREGPNGQVGHASTLVREAVAAQISAATCLYLRKQLAAAS from the coding sequence GTGGGACTGCGCGTCAGCGTTCTGGGACAACTCACCGTCGTCGACGGTGCGGGCGAGGTGCTGCCCGCCGGTGAGCTGCCCCGCCGCGCGCGCCAGGTGCTGGCCGTGCTGGCCGCCCGGCACGACCGGATCCAGTCCAAGGACGCCCTGGCCGACGCGGTCTGGGGCGAGGACCTGCCGGGCAACCACGCGGGCGCGCTGGAGCACTACGTCTCGGTGATCCGCCGCCGGCTGCAGCCGCACGGCTCCCCGGCCAACTGGTTCATCGTGACCCGCAGCGGCGGCTACCTCTTCGACACCTCCCGCGCCGGGCTCGACCTGGCCGACCTGCGCCAGCTGCTGCGCCGGCTGGACTCGCTGCCACCCGGCGACCCGCGGCTGCCGGTGCACGAGCAGATCCTGAAGCTGGCCCGGGAGCTGCCGTTCCCGGAGGACCCGTACGCCGAGTGGGCCGGCCCGGTCCGCTCCGAGGTCTCGGTGGCCGCGGTGAACGCGCTGCTCAAGCTGGCCGACGCGGCCCTCGCCGAGGACGCCCCGCGGTCGTTGCGGCTGGCCCAGGAGGCGATCGAGCTCAACCCGTTCCTGGAGTCCGGCTACCAGGCCGCGATGACCGCCGCGGTGGCGATGGGCCGCCCCGACGACGCGCTGCGCATCTTCGAGCGGTGCCGGCAGGTGCTGGACAGCGAGCTGGGTGTGGCCCCGTCGGCCGAACTGGCCCAGATCAAGCGGGCCGTGCTGGCCAGCCGCTCGGTGGAGGCCCCGCCGCCGGCCGCGGTGGTCGCGCCGCTGCCCGCGCCTCCGGTGCCGGCCCCGGTCGTGCCCAGCGAGCGCTTCCTCGGCCGGGTCGCCGAGATCCGGCTGATGCTGGAGCCGGAGACCCCGGCGGTGGTGCACATCGTCGGGCCGAGTGGCTCCGGCAAGACGGCCTTCCTGGCCGAGCTGGGCCGGCACGCGCCCGGCCGGGTCGGGATCGGGGACGCCGGCCCGGCCGTCGGCGTGCTCCGGCTGGCCTGGCTGCGCAGCGTGCTGACCGACCTGGACGCGAAGCCGGAGGCGGTCGAGGCGGTCGAGCGGGCGCTGCCCGACCAGCCACTGGACCAGGCCGCCCTGGAGCTGATCGCGACCACCTTCGACCGGCCCGAGCAGATCTACCTGGCCGTGGACGACGCCCGGGACCTGGACGCGGCCAGCGTCGCCGAGCTGGCCTGGCTGAGCCGGCACTGCCCGGCGCTGCGGCTGGTGCTGGCCTACGACTACCCGTCGCAGATCACCGGGCGGCCGCTGGCCGGGCTGGGCACCCCGGTGGTGCTGCGGCTCAGCCCGCTCACCGCCGACGAGCTGGAACCGCTCGGCGATCCCGGCCTGCGGGAGCTGACCGGGGGCATCCCGGCCCTGGTCGCGGTGGCCCGGCGGCCGCACGAGGTGGCCGGCGCGGTGGCCATGCAGATCGCCCGCCGGCGGACCGAGTGGATGCCGGCGCTCGCCTGGGAGGTGCTGCGGGTCACCGCGGCGCTCGGCGACCTGGGTGCCGCCGAGTTGGCCGCGCTCACCGGGCATCCGGTGACCGAGGTGCTGTCCGCCGTCGACGCCCTGGTGCACGCCTGCCTGTTGCGCGAGGGCCCGAACGGGCAGGTCGGGCACGCCAGCACCCTGGTGCGCGAGGCGGTGGCCGCGCAGATCTCCGCCGCCACCTGCCTCTACCTGCGCAAACAACTGGCGGCGGCCTCCTGA